AAGAATAATTGTCTACTAAATATCCTCCCAAAGGCGGACCTAAAGTTGGACCTACAATTACACCCATTCCATAAATTGCCTGTGCCATACCACGTTTTGCAACGGGATAACTTTCTGTAATAATGGTTTGGGCTGTTACTAATAACGCTCCACCACCCATACCTTGTACGAATCGGAAAGCTACCAGCTCCCATATATTTGAGGCATTACCACACAAGAAGGAACAAACGGTGAATATTATGATCGAAGCCACAAAATAATTACGTCGTCCAAATTGCTGTGACAGCCAGCTTGTCATCGGAATTACAATAACATTCGCAATGGCGTATGCTGTAATTACCCATGCCACATCGGTCAAGGTTGCCCCAAGACTTCCGCGCATGTCTGTAAGCGCTACGTTTACAATCGTGGTATCAACAATTTCCAGCAGTGCACAAAGTACTGCCGTAATCGTAATGACAACACGTCTGAAACCGTATTCTACTAAATCGTCGTCTTGTACTGCTGTTGCCATTTATTTTATTTCAAATGTACATCTACATCAACATTCATTCCTGGGCGTAATAATTTTACTTTTTCAGGATCATTTGATTGGTCGATACTAATTTTTACTGGTAATCTTTGAATTGTTTTCACGAAGTTTCCTGTAGCATTGTCAGGAGGTAATAATGAAAAACGAGATCCTGTTGCAGGTGAAAAAGATGTTACGGTACCTTTAAATTCATAGTTTGGATATGCATCAACTTTTAAACTTACTTTTTGTCCCACAACCATTTTGTTCAATTGTGTTTCTTTAAAGTTTGCTACAACCCAAGCTTCGCTATTGTTAATGATATAGAATAAAGATTGTCCTGGCTGAACCAATTGTCCTGGCTGAATATCTACTTTAGAAACTTGACCATCAATTGCAGCAGTAACAACAGTATAAGAAAGGTTTAAGTGAGCAACATCAAGCATTGTTTTTGCTTTTTTAATGTTTGCTGCTGCAACTTCTGTTTGTTTATCAGATACTTTAGATTTTGACTGTATAACTGATTTTTGGTAAGAACTTGCTCTTTGTTGTTGTTCTAAAACACGCACTTGGTTTTCAGCTTCATCTTTTGCAGCCTGAGCTTGCTCAAATTGTTGCTTTGTAATAGTATGTGTTTTATATAAGTTATTGTAACGGTTAAAATCGTTTGTAAGCTGTCTCAATCTGATTTTCGCACTTTCGATAGAACCTGTAGCAGATCTCATTTGAGCATCAGAAACTGAAATACTCGCATTTGCACTTCCAATATCGGCTTTTGCAGCTTCAAATTGACCTTCAGCTCCTAGTAAAGCAGCATTTGCCTCATCGATTTTTAACTGATAATCTCTCTTATCGATTGTAAATAAAGTATCACCTTTTTTTACATAGTCATTATCTTTCACATACACTTTGCTGATATATCCTGACACTCTCGGGATAATAGGGTTCATTCTTTTTTCTATTTGAGCATCATCTGTTTCTTCGTGAGCTTGAGAGTGAAGATATTTAGATATTCCGTAAGTTCCGCCTCCTAAAATCAGAACTGCAAGTATGATGATGAATTTTTTATTTGTTTTTTTCTTTTCCATGAGAGCTGTCGATTATATTTTTGAAAGATTGAATGATTGTGATAATTGTCCTGATACCGAAAGTAATTCGTAATATTTTTGAATGATTGTTGCTTTTGCCACTGCAGTGTTGATTTTTGCACTTAATTGCTCAACGTCTGCTTCCACCAAATCATTGGTATCTGCTAAACCATTGTCAAATTTGTCTTTTACAAGTCTATAATTTTCAGATGCTTGCTGAAGTGCTTCTTCGTAAACAACGCTTTGATTGATCGCTAAGTCATAATCTTCAATAGATTTTTGAACTTCTACTTTAATACGGTCGGTCATAATAGCTTCAGTATTTTTAACTTCCAAAGCTTTGCTTTCTGCTTCTTTTACGTGCGAACTATTTTTTAGAATTCCAGATAAATCATACGATAAACCTATACCGAAATTCATGGCATATTTTACTGTAATAATGTCTTTAAGATCTAAAGCCGTATATCCACCAAGTAATGAAAGAGTAGGATAATAGCCTGATTTTGCAATTTTAACATTAGCTTCTGAAGCTTTTTGTTGTAAACGAATCGCTTCTAAATCTTTTCTGTTTTCAAGTGCTATTGCATCAGACGTTGGTGCATTAGTTGTTTTTAAATTGAAGAAATCTTCTTCATTAACTTGAATTTTTACAGATGGCTCTAATTTAAGTAATGTCGTTAGATAAAAGTTAATGTTATTGATATTATTATTAGCTTCATCAATAGATAATTGTGTTTTTGAAACTAACAATTGCGCTTTCAATAAATCATTTCTCGGAATAATTCCGTTTTTTTCTAATTCAGTAAAATCCGTAACACGTTGTTTCGCACTTTTTTGGTTTTCGTTTAAAACATCTAAAGTTTTCTGTGCTTTATATAAAGCCGTGTAATACGTAATTACTCTTAAAGCGACATCTTCTTTTGTTTTGGCAGCGTTTACACTTTCTGCTTCGTACAAACTTTCAGAAGCATTTATGCTGTTTTGGATTTTAAATCCTGCAAAGATTGGAAGGCTTAAATTTGCCATACCTAACATTGCCTGATCCGGAGATGGCATTGGTTCAGAACTTGACTGACCACCATTGTGCATATCAATAGAAGCCTTTGTTAATCGCTGGTACTGACCTGAAATTTTTAAGTCCGGATATTGGTTGTTTTTAACCGATTGAAGTTCATATTTTTTTGAGTTCACCTTAGTGTTGGCAAGCGTAACCTCGTTACTCTTTTCCCAAGCCATTTTTACGGCTTCATCTAAGGTTAAACTTGTTTTCTCTTGTGCTTCTAGTGAAGATATTCCGATAAAGAAAACTCCAAAGAGCATTAATTGACTAATTTTCATAAACAAGTAGCGCTTTTATAGTTTGTTGAATGTGCTTTGTAAGATTGTTTTTAATGTAATTGTTAAACATTTCTTCGGTTTTTAAATCCAGTAATTCTTCGAAGAATGAGCGATTCATATGAAAGTGAAAAAAGGTTCCAATAATCGTGGGCGTGATCAGCGGAATGTTAAGATCTTTTCTAAAAACTCCCTGATCTTGACCTTGCTTAATAATACTTTCGACTGATTTTAAATTTCCTTTTTTAAGTTCGGTGAAAGCTTGAAGGCTTTTTTCTCTTTTTTTATTGTAAAGTTCAAAATGTAAAACCCTGTAAATCCCTTTGTTGAGACAAATTCTGTTAACGTAAATTTCGATTAATTTATTGACTTTCTCAAGAGGTTCGATGTTTTCCTGTAATAAATTTTCGAGTTGTAATTTTAAATCAGAAGTCTTATGAAGAATTAAAGCTTCCAGTAGTCTTTCTTTTGAACCAAAGTAATAAGACACCATGGCAATATTAATTTTTGCCTCTTTGGATATATCCCGTATCGATGTCCCTTCAAATCCTTTCTCAGAAAATAGTCTTTCTGCAACTTCAAGAATCTGAATTTTTTTATCGTTTAATTCGATGTTTGACATAGCGTGTTTTCTAATCGGGTACAAAATTAAACAGTTGTTTAATTTAAACACTTGTTTAATTTTGTTTTAACAAAATATTAACATAAAACGGTTTCGGTGTTTTGAAACAAAAAAGCTGAAATACTTGGTATTTCAGCTCTTAAGAATTTATTAGTTTAAATTACAAATGATGTATTATCGAATCTCTCCAACAAACTCAGCAATTTTCCCGCTCCCGTTTTCGCTTAAATGTTTGATAAAAGCACTTCCAATAATAGCGCCTTTTGCATATTTTGTTGCCTGACTGAAAGTTTCTTTATTTGAAATTCCAAATCCAACAATTTGTGGGTTTTTCAAATTCAGATTTGATATTCTCTCAAAATATTCTTCTTGAACATTTCCAAAACCGCTTTGAGATCCCGTAACACTTGCAGAACTTACCATATAAATAAACCCGTTTGAAACGCTGTCTATAAAACGAATTCTTTCGTCTGAGGTTTGAGGCGTAATCAAAAACACATTTATTAAACCATATTTTTCAAAAATCGCTTTGTATTCGTCTGCGTAAACATCCACTGGAAGATCTGGAATAATCAAACCGTCGATTCCAATTTCAGCACATTTTTGGCAGAATGCTTCCACGCCGTATTGTAACATTGGATTGAAATATCCCATGATAATCAACGGAATTTTTACGCTTTCGCGGATGTTTTGCAGCTGATCGAATAGGATTTGAGTGGTCATTCCGTTATGAAGTGCCTGTGTAGAACTCGCTTGAATTGTTGGACCGTCTGCCAAAGGATCACTGAAAGGAAGTCCGATTTCAATTAAGTCTACTCCGTTTTTTTCTAAATCTTGAATAATCTGCACTGTATCGTTTAAATTTGGATATCCGGCAGAAAAATAAATAGAAAGTATCTTTTTATCTTCTTGTAATTTCTGAGTTATTCTGTTCATTTTACTATCTTTTTATTCCTGCAAGGTTTTCAAAACCTTGTAGGTCTTTTATTTTACTTGATTTTAATTATGCCTACAAGGTTTTGAAAACCTTGCAGGAATTTTTATGTTGTAATGATTTTACTCGTCCAATCATCACCTTGTTTTTCAACAAGTAATAATCCAGAGTCAGAATCATTCATTTGAGCAATTAATTCTCCTTTATTGTTCCAAAAAGCACTTTGTCCCGCTGAAGGTGAGCCCCAAGATTCTCCACTGAAATTAGACATCAATACACTCATTTTGTGTTTCGCAGCATAATTTTGCAAACCTCTATAAGCACTCGGAATTCCGTTTGGTGAAAAGAAAATACTAGCGATATAAATATCAGTTTCTCTTTTTCGTGCATGTTCTGGATGAAGCGGATTGTCAATGTCGGCACAAATGGCAAAAGAAATATTCTGATCTTCTATACGAATCATTGGATTATAATCGAATGTCGAATCGAAAAATTCATCTTCGCCTTCATGTAAAAACTGCTTTGTATAAATTGAAACCGAATTATCTGGCGATATAATGAACTGCCCGATAAACATTTTTGATTCCATTTGAATTGGCGCTCCAGCAATAATGATGATTTTATTTTTAACAGCTAATTCTTTTAAATGATCTAAACGCGTATCTTCTTTTTGAAAAACTAATGGTGCAGCATTTTTTCTTTCATATCCTGTAATCGACATTTCTGGAAATACAATTAAATCTGCTCCATTTTGTACAGCCAATTCAATAAGACGATAATGATCTAATAAATTAGCTTCGATATTTTCGCGAGTTGGTTTTGTCTGTGCAGCTGCTAAAATCATATTATTTATTTTCTGTATAAACCCAAGCCATTCTTCCAGATTGAAGTTTAACTTGAACTCTTTTGTATGAGTTAGATTCGAACTGATCTACTTTTAACAATTCTGGATTTGAAACTTCAAAAGCAACACCATGTATAATGTCTTCCAGATTTTCACTTGGTACAGCCACAACATAATCTGCCATTCCAAATTCTTCTTCTATTTGTAAACTTTTAAGTTTGAAACCCAGTATTTGATCTGGAGTACCACTTAAAACTTTATTAAAAATCTGCATTTGAATTTGTTTCGATCTTAATGTTCCGTAAGAGAATAATAGTTCCATAATTATGATTTTCTCGTTATTTTTTGCGTTAGGGATGGGCGCGGCATCCTTTTTATTTTTTCTTTAAAAATAAAAAGATATAGCAGACAGCCCGACCGTAGGGAACGCCCAAATTACGATTTTTATTACAATTTAAAATAGTCTATATAATTATCTAAATCTTTATCGCCGCGACCCGAAAGACTGATTACAACAACGTCTGTAGGTTTAAATTTCTTTTGATCTAAAACGGCAAAAGCGTGTGCACTTTCAATAGCAGGAATAATTCCTTCTAATTTTGTTAGTTGTAAACCAGCATTCATCGCATCATCATCGGTAACAGAGAAAAATTCGCCACGTCCGCTCTGAGCTAAATGTGCGTGCAAAGGTCCAACTCCTGGATAATCTAAACCTGCCGAAATAGAGTAAGGTTCTGTAATTTGTCCATCTGAAGTTTGCATTAAAAGCGTTTTACAACCGTGAATAACACCAACTTTACCTAATTTGCTAGTTGCTGCGCTGTGTCCGCTGTCTACACCTTTTCCAGCTGCTTCCACTGCAATGATTCCCACTTCTGGTTCGTGTAAAAAGTGGTAATACGTTCCTGCGGCATTACTTCCTCCGCCAATGCAAGCAACAACATAATCTGGGTTTTCACGTCCTTCTTTTTCTTTTAACTGCCATTTAATTTCCTCAGAAATAATGCTTTGAAAACGTGTTACCATATCTGGATAAGGATGAGGTCCAATTGCAGATCCGATAATATAATGAGTATCGACCGGATTGTTGATCCAGTCACGAATGGCTTCGTTTGTA
This is a stretch of genomic DNA from Flavobacterium endoglycinae. It encodes these proteins:
- a CDS encoding gamma-glutamylcyclotransferase family protein, with the protein product MELLFSYGTLRSKQIQMQIFNKVLSGTPDQILGFKLKSLQIEEEFGMADYVVAVPSENLEDIIHGVAFEVSNPELLKVDQFESNSYKRVQVKLQSGRMAWVYTENK
- a CDS encoding TolC family protein, whose translation is MKISQLMLFGVFFIGISSLEAQEKTSLTLDEAVKMAWEKSNEVTLANTKVNSKKYELQSVKNNQYPDLKISGQYQRLTKASIDMHNGGQSSSEPMPSPDQAMLGMANLSLPIFAGFKIQNSINASESLYEAESVNAAKTKEDVALRVITYYTALYKAQKTLDVLNENQKSAKQRVTDFTELEKNGIIPRNDLLKAQLLVSKTQLSIDEANNNINNINFYLTTLLKLEPSVKIQVNEEDFFNLKTTNAPTSDAIALENRKDLEAIRLQQKASEANVKIAKSGYYPTLSLLGGYTALDLKDIITVKYAMNFGIGLSYDLSGILKNSSHVKEAESKALEVKNTEAIMTDRIKVEVQKSIEDYDLAINQSVVYEEALQQASENYRLVKDKFDNGLADTNDLVEADVEQLSAKINTAVAKATIIQKYYELLSVSGQLSQSFNLSKI
- a CDS encoding HlyD family secretion protein, with amino-acid sequence MEKKKTNKKFIIILAVLILGGGTYGISKYLHSQAHEETDDAQIEKRMNPIIPRVSGYISKVYVKDNDYVKKGDTLFTIDKRDYQLKIDEANAALLGAEGQFEAAKADIGSANASISVSDAQMRSATGSIESAKIRLRQLTNDFNRYNNLYKTHTITKQQFEQAQAAKDEAENQVRVLEQQQRASSYQKSVIQSKSKVSDKQTEVAAANIKKAKTMLDVAHLNLSYTVVTAAIDGQVSKVDIQPGQLVQPGQSLFYIINNSEAWVVANFKETQLNKMVVGQKVSLKVDAYPNYEFKGTVTSFSPATGSRFSLLPPDNATGNFVKTIQRLPVKISIDQSNDPEKVKLLRPGMNVDVDVHLK
- a CDS encoding carbon-nitrogen hydrolase family protein → MILAAAQTKPTRENIEANLLDHYRLIELAVQNGADLIVFPEMSITGYERKNAAPLVFQKEDTRLDHLKELAVKNKIIIIAGAPIQMESKMFIGQFIISPDNSVSIYTKQFLHEGEDEFFDSTFDYNPMIRIEDQNISFAICADIDNPLHPEHARKRETDIYIASIFFSPNGIPSAYRGLQNYAAKHKMSVLMSNFSGESWGSPSAGQSAFWNNKGELIAQMNDSDSGLLLVEKQGDDWTSKIITT
- the trpA gene encoding tryptophan synthase subunit alpha: MNRITQKLQEDKKILSIYFSAGYPNLNDTVQIIQDLEKNGVDLIEIGLPFSDPLADGPTIQASSTQALHNGMTTQILFDQLQNIRESVKIPLIIMGYFNPMLQYGVEAFCQKCAEIGIDGLIIPDLPVDVYADEYKAIFEKYGLINVFLITPQTSDERIRFIDSVSNGFIYMVSSASVTGSQSGFGNVQEEYFERISNLNLKNPQIVGFGISNKETFSQATKYAKGAIIGSAFIKHLSENGSGKIAEFVGEIR
- the trpB gene encoding tryptophan synthase subunit beta; the encoded protein is MSFNVNEKGYYGEFGGAYIPEMLYPNVEELRQKYLSIMDEPDFKAEFNQLLKDYVGRPSPLYFAKRLSEKYNTKVYLKREDLNHTGAHKVNNTIGQILLAKRLGKKRIIAETGAGQHGVATATVCALMGIECIVYMGEIDIARQAPNVARMKMLGAEVRPALSGSRTLKDATNEAIRDWINNPVDTHYIIGSAIGPHPYPDMVTRFQSIISEEIKWQLKEKEGRENPDYVVACIGGGSNAAGTYYHFLHEPEVGIIAVEAAGKGVDSGHSAATSKLGKVGVIHGCKTLLMQTSDGQITEPYSISAGLDYPGVGPLHAHLAQSGRGEFFSVTDDDAMNAGLQLTKLEGIIPAIESAHAFAVLDQKKFKPTDVVVISLSGRGDKDLDNYIDYFKL
- a CDS encoding TetR/AcrR family transcriptional regulator; this translates as MSNIELNDKKIQILEVAERLFSEKGFEGTSIRDISKEAKINIAMVSYYFGSKERLLEALILHKTSDLKLQLENLLQENIEPLEKVNKLIEIYVNRICLNKGIYRVLHFELYNKKREKSLQAFTELKKGNLKSVESIIKQGQDQGVFRKDLNIPLITPTIIGTFFHFHMNRSFFEELLDLKTEEMFNNYIKNNLTKHIQQTIKALLVYEN